CGAGAAGGGGATTGCCGACATAATCGACTTTGACCGACATGCCGGCATAGTACGGCGGCTCAAACGGGAAGATAACCGCTAACCGGTCGACGGTTTCCCCGATTTTTTTGGCCCGGCCCTCTTTCCAGGCCCAGACCTTGGGGGCGATATAATAAAGAACCGGAACACCGGCGCTGTGAGCAGCCCTGGCAACACGCATATTGAATCCGGGAAAGTCAATCAGCAGGACAACATCCGGTTTCTCGTTTGCGATGATATGCCGGATCCGTTTAAGCACTTTCCGGATAGCCCTGAGTTTGCCGAAAACCTCAAACACTCCGAAAACCGAGATTTCTTCCATCGGCACCAGGATGTCGCAACCGGCTTCCTGCATTTTACGTCCCCCGACACCAAAAAACGATAGCCCGGGATCAACCTCCCGGGCTGCGCGAATCAGGTTCGCCCCATGCAGATCTCCGGAGGCTTCTCCGGAAATGATCAGGATACGGCGCTGCTTCAGATGTTCTTCCATAAAACTCTTGTCCGGCTGTTAACGGGCGATGCCTCTATCGCTCCCCCTGATAAAATCGGTAAAAACCTTGACTTCATCAAATGAGCCCTGTTCAGCATCTATTTTTTCGAGTGCCTGTTCAAGCTTCAGATCGGAGCGGTACAGGATCTTGTAGGCATTCTTGATCGCCCGGACCGCTTCTTTTGAAAAACCTCGACGGGCCAACCCGATCGAATTGATCCCGGACGGCCGGGCCCGGTCACCCTGGGCATTGATGTATGGCGGCAGATCCTGAACGACGATTGCACCGCCACTGACCATGCAATGCGCCCCGATCTTGACAAACTGATGATAACCGGACAATCCGCCGAGAATGGCATAATCACCGACTTCAACGTGGCCGGCAAGGGTTGCGCAGTTCGCCATGACGATATGATCACCGACCCGGCAGTCGTGCGCAACATGTGCATAGACCATGAACAGATTATCGCTGCCGACAATCGTTTCACCGCCGCCGTCTTCAGTCCCGCGGTGCATTGT
The Desulfuromonas sp. genome window above contains:
- a CDS encoding acyl-[acyl-carrier-protein]--UDP-N-acetylglucosamine O-acyltransferase, with the protein product MIHQTAIVHPNATIGDNVTIGPYAVVGENVRIGDGTTIGPHTVVDGWTDIGKDNYIGQAASIGAIPQDLKFRGEQSSLTIGDRNSIREFVTMHRGTEDGGGETIVGSDNLFMVYAHVAHDCRVGDHIVMANCATLAGHVEVGDYAILGGLSGYHQFVKIGAHCMVSGGAIVVQDLPPYINAQGDRARPSGINSIGLARRGFSKEAVRAIKNAYKILYRSDLKLEQALEKIDAEQGSFDEVKVFTDFIRGSDRGIAR